A window from Mus caroli chromosome 2, CAROLI_EIJ_v1.1, whole genome shotgun sequence encodes these proteins:
- the Prelid3b gene encoding PRELI domain containing protein 3B has translation MKIWTSEHVFDHPWETVTTAAMQKYPNPMNPSVVGVDVLDRHVDPSGKLHSHRLLSTEWGLPSIVKSLIGAARTKTYVQEHSVVDPVTRTMELKSTNISFTNMVSVDERLTYKPHPQDPEKTVLTQEALITVKGVSLSSYLEGLMASTISSNANKGREAMEWVIHKLNAEIEELAASARGSIRTPMAAAAALVDK, from the exons ATGAAGATCTGGACTTCGGAGCACGTCTTTGA CCATCCATGGGAAACAGTCACTACGGCTGCAATGCAGAAATATCCAAACCCCATGAACCCGAGTGTGGTTGGCGTCGATGTGCTGGACAGACATGTCGATCCCTCTGGAAAGTTGCACAGCCACAGACTGCTCAGCACAGAGTGGGGCCTGCCTTCCATTGTGAAGTCT CTTATTGGTGCAGCAAGAACGAAAACGTACGTGCAGGAGCATTCTGTAGTTGACCCGGTAACGAGGACAATGGAGCTCAAGTCCACCAAC ATCTCATTTACAAATATGGTCTCAGTAGATGAGAGGCTGACATACAAGCCACACCCACAGGACCCAGAGAA AACTGTCCTGACCCAGGAAGCCCTCATCACCGTGAAAGGGGTCAGCCTCAGCAGCTACCTGGAAGGACTCATGGCAAGCACCATATCTTCCAATGCCAACAAA GGCCGAGAAGCCATGGAGTGGGTGATACATAAACTGAACGCTGAGATTGAGGAATTGGCAGCATCAGCAAGAGGAAGCATAAGGACACCAATGGCAGCGGCGGCAGCACTCGTGGACAAATGA
- the Atp5f1e gene encoding ATP synthase subunit epsilon, mitochondrial: MVAYWRQAGLSYIRFSQICAKAVRDALKTEFKANAEKTSGSSIKTVKVKKE, from the exons ATGGTGGCGTACTGGCGACAGGCTGGACTCAG CTACATCCGGTTCTCCCAGATCTGTGCAAAAGCAGTGAGGGATGCCCTGAAGACCGAGTTCAAAGCGAACGCTGAGAAGACTTCGGGCAGCAGCATAAAAACTGTGAAAGTGAAGAAGGAGTAG